A section of the Streptomyces sp. SCL15-4 genome encodes:
- a CDS encoding GIY-YIG nuclease family protein — MDDTASRWVYLIGSTLTRPVKIGVTKNVAARLDDLRVGSPVPLHLIWKTRGGRALESGLHEYFAPYRIHGEWFDFGDENPAALVATAAVIMGSPAHPQRVSTESRLQVVHSTLTADAPNVVGHLINAASATGRGAVTNAEAFAYLATVDPEFTRGSDESEEQYRSRVGKRLAAALRSEGVSVKVTKVPAVDGTRGNGYRLEALRSALVAKFERRQPVRTAWPMASSY; from the coding sequence GTGGACGACACCGCGAGCCGATGGGTGTACCTCATCGGGTCAACACTCACCAGGCCTGTCAAGATCGGGGTCACGAAGAACGTCGCCGCGCGCCTCGACGACCTCCGCGTCGGCTCCCCAGTCCCGCTTCACCTGATCTGGAAGACACGCGGAGGCAGGGCGCTGGAGAGCGGCCTCCATGAGTACTTCGCCCCGTATCGCATCCACGGGGAGTGGTTCGACTTCGGAGATGAGAACCCTGCTGCCCTCGTAGCGACCGCTGCGGTGATCATGGGTAGCCCCGCGCATCCCCAGCGCGTATCCACAGAGAGCCGTCTGCAAGTTGTTCACTCGACGCTGACCGCCGACGCGCCCAACGTGGTAGGGCACCTGATCAACGCGGCATCCGCAACCGGACGTGGCGCAGTAACCAACGCCGAGGCGTTCGCCTACCTCGCCACGGTCGACCCCGAGTTCACGCGCGGCAGCGACGAGAGCGAAGAGCAGTACCGCTCGCGCGTCGGCAAACGCCTTGCTGCTGCGCTGCGATCCGAAGGCGTCTCCGTGAAGGTCACCAAGGTCCCGGCAGTCGACGGTACGCGGGGCAACGGCTACCGACTCGAAGCCCTGCGATCCGCACTGGTCGCCAAGTTCGAGCGACGCCAGCCCGTCCGCACCGCGTGGCCGATGGCCAGCTCCTACTGA
- a CDS encoding NUDIX domain-containing protein, with amino-acid sequence MDVIETWKGQHAVALQAAMRATNEEFARQLGVAVRTVAAWHATPATVPRREMQRALDTLLDRATPAERRRFATLLHPDGAAQAQALRVAIAVVVRDREVLLVCRRGEDALAWQFPAGVVKPGGSASAVAVQETLAETAVHCTVREHLGTRVHPVTGVLASYEFCEYLAGEARNVDTVENLDTAWVPITSLTKFIPTERIYPPVLKALEALA; translated from the coding sequence ATGGACGTGATCGAGACATGGAAAGGCCAGCACGCGGTGGCGCTACAAGCCGCCATGCGGGCCACCAACGAGGAGTTCGCGCGCCAACTCGGTGTGGCTGTCCGAACCGTCGCGGCGTGGCACGCGACGCCAGCCACTGTGCCGCGCCGGGAGATGCAGCGTGCGCTCGACACCCTGCTTGACCGGGCAACTCCCGCTGAGCGCCGCCGGTTCGCCACCCTGCTTCACCCCGACGGCGCGGCTCAGGCGCAGGCTCTGCGCGTGGCCATCGCGGTGGTCGTCCGGGATCGTGAGGTGCTGCTGGTCTGTCGCCGCGGCGAGGACGCCCTGGCGTGGCAGTTTCCGGCTGGCGTGGTGAAGCCGGGCGGCAGCGCCAGTGCAGTTGCAGTGCAGGAGACCCTCGCCGAGACGGCAGTTCACTGCACCGTGCGGGAGCATCTTGGCACCCGGGTCCACCCCGTGACTGGGGTGCTGGCCAGCTACGAATTCTGTGAGTACTTGGCTGGCGAGGCACGGAACGTCGACACCGTCGAGAACCTCGACACAGCGTGGGTGCCGATCACCAGCTTGACCAAGTTCATTCCGACCGAGCGGATCTATCCGCCCGTCCTGAAAGCTCTGGAGGCTCTGGCATGA
- a CDS encoding GIY-YIG nuclease family protein, with amino-acid sequence MTKHLEVVPDFQDTFERPAWWHRQQWLSSRPAASAPRLPMSEKMRRRAYEREGIPYPGPERSGTVQSDPQPVRSATPPHRSPKWKAANGKPHTYLVTAEGTHLVKIGIAKDPRRRLKELQTGQPMDLFLMWAVEGDYEQALHDLFAAYRHRGEWFDLRELGDPVAVVTDAMNEIKGNE; translated from the coding sequence TTGACCAAGCATTTGGAAGTCGTGCCCGATTTCCAGGACACCTTTGAGCGTCCAGCCTGGTGGCACAGGCAGCAGTGGCTCTCGTCGCGTCCCGCCGCTTCAGCACCCCGGCTGCCCATGAGCGAGAAGATGCGGCGGCGAGCATACGAGCGAGAAGGCATTCCGTACCCCGGGCCGGAGCGGTCCGGCACCGTGCAGTCGGATCCTCAGCCTGTCCGGTCCGCCACCCCTCCTCATCGATCACCAAAGTGGAAAGCCGCCAACGGCAAACCGCACACGTACTTGGTCACGGCCGAGGGCACGCATCTGGTGAAGATCGGCATCGCGAAGGATCCGAGGCGCAGGCTGAAGGAACTTCAGACGGGCCAGCCCATGGATCTCTTCCTGATGTGGGCCGTCGAGGGCGACTACGAGCAGGCCCTGCACGACCTGTTCGCCGCGTACCGCCACCGCGGCGAGTGGTTCGACCTGCGCGAGCTGGGCGACCCGGTGGCCGTCGTGACCGACGCCATGAACGAGATCAAGGGAAACGAGTAA
- a CDS encoding NUDIX hydrolase: MTETTTKPGISAAIITSGDRVLMVRRRVKEGELSWQFPAGGIEEGETPEEAAVRETLEETGLKVEAVSLIGQRVHPKTGREMSYTACRVIDGEAHVADEDELDSVAWVTLAEIPGLVPYGLYEPVQKYLDSELTHAKEAH; the protein is encoded by the coding sequence ATGACCGAGACGACGACGAAGCCGGGGATCTCCGCGGCGATCATCACGAGCGGGGACCGCGTGCTCATGGTCCGGCGCCGCGTGAAGGAAGGCGAGCTCAGCTGGCAGTTCCCGGCCGGCGGCATCGAGGAAGGCGAGACGCCCGAGGAGGCCGCAGTCCGCGAGACGCTGGAGGAGACCGGGCTCAAGGTCGAAGCCGTGTCGCTGATCGGCCAGCGCGTGCACCCGAAGACCGGCCGCGAGATGTCGTACACCGCGTGTCGGGTCATCGACGGTGAGGCCCACGTCGCGGACGAGGACGAGCTGGATTCCGTCGCCTGGGTGACGCTCGCCGAGATCCCGGGTCTGGTCCCCTACGGGCTGTACGAGCCCGTCCAGAAGTACCTCGACAGTGAACTCACCCACGCCAAGGAGGCGCATTGA
- a CDS encoding DUF6907 domain-containing protein, which translates to MSLTVPHESTTTLPAPAPGHRLVPALIGTRKSAHVTAIECPSWCVERHDQEPMPFEDIVHTSKSENVGISSFLKQDGSLLMYAMLQVDPTSSDPRLRRAHIGIETDGLPDYHTPEMADRFADDLIRFALQLRDLAATARAHNGAVGDSDPDMDEALRRARGGAA; encoded by the coding sequence GTGAGCCTTACCGTACCTCACGAGAGCACCACCACCCTCCCGGCCCCGGCGCCGGGTCACCGCCTGGTCCCGGCGCTGATCGGCACCCGGAAGTCCGCGCACGTCACCGCGATCGAGTGCCCGTCGTGGTGTGTCGAGCGGCACGACCAGGAGCCGATGCCGTTCGAGGACATCGTCCACACCTCGAAGTCCGAGAATGTCGGCATCTCGTCCTTCCTGAAGCAGGACGGCTCGCTGTTGATGTACGCGATGCTGCAGGTGGACCCGACGTCGTCGGACCCGCGGCTGCGCCGGGCGCACATCGGGATCGAGACGGACGGCCTGCCGGATTATCACACGCCGGAGATGGCCGACCGGTTCGCCGACGACCTCATCCGCTTCGCCCTCCAGTTGCGCGACCTGGCGGCCACCGCCCGGGCGCACAACGGGGCGGTCGGCGACAGCGACCCGGACATGGACGAGGCGCTGCGTCGGGCCCGTGGGGGTGCGGCGTGA